Genomic DNA from Candidatus Zixiibacteriota bacterium:
AGGAGTTGTCGCCAAAATATAACCGGAACTTCCCGAGCTACCACTCCAGGCAACCGCTTCAGCGCCCCCGGTGTAATTCCTAATATCCGGGCCGTTAATTGTCACCGAGCCGGGCAACGTAATATTAGTAGAAAGTATCTGGGTAGTCGAATCGCTGATTTGCAATTGATAACTATTGCCCACTAATATTGTATCGGGACCATAAGCCCGATAATATCGAACAGTATTGCTTGAAATTTCTATGCTGGCCAGAGTCACATTTGCTTCGGTAAAAACTTGATTATTTTTGAGCAACGAAATCTCAATAAAGGCCGAATCGGTTTCGAGGCTTTTTGTCAATACTGCCGCGACAGTGTAACTGTCTTCATCCCCTGAACCGGGGTTCGTTAAATCCCCTCCGCAACCGGTCATCAATACCGTTGCGGCAACTATTATCCAGGATATTTTGAAAATCTTTTTCATATCATTATTATCGGAACGGCGTCATGCACAATTTACCCTAATATGGTAGCGATTCCGAATAATAAACGCAAATAAGAATTTTAGATTTTGTGCAATTTTTATTGCCAATCCTTATGTCAGACTGTTATTTATCGGATTATGACAAAAAAGACAAAAGAAGCTATCAAAGCAAGTATGGCCATCGTAATCGCCGTCGTGGCGGTTCTGGCTCTCTGGATTTATCCCCTGATTCAATCGGGAAAAATTATCAGCCGACCTGAAATCGAAGGGGTGTCTGAAAAGTCCGATTCGGGACTTAATACCGAACCGTTCACGATCATGACCGAAGATAATTTGAAACTGGTTTGCTATTTCATGGCGGCGCAAAATGAAAACAATGGGGCGTCGGATTCGGCATTAGGTACCGTTATCGTTTTGCATGGATTGTCGGATGATTTATCCAGTCGATATGAAAAGGCGCGCCATCTGACCGATGCCGGATTTAATGTATTTTATTATGACCAGCGGGCGTTCGGCGAAAGCGAAGGCGATTACCGCAGCGGCGGGTATTTCGAAAGTAACGATTTGCAGACGGTCATCTCGCGCCTCTATCTTGAGGATAAAATTATCGAACCCCTGATTATCTGGGGAAAGGACCAGGGCGGTACAGCCGCTATCAGAATCTGGGAAAACGAAAGTCGGATAGATTTTGTTATTGCCGAAGAACCGATTATTGACGGGCGCGACTGGCAAAAAAGAGAAATCGCCAGGAGAGATTTGTCCATTCCCGATTTTTATCTCGGGTTTATCTGGTGGTGGATGAAACAAAAATCGGGATATGAAATTGATATTGAGGAAACCGATATATCCGACCAATTCGGAATGGCGACCGAATTCCATCCCGATAATTTTTTGCTTATTGCTTCCGGAGAAAACGATATTCCCCAAAATGAATCTCTGGCCGAATTACGCGATATCGGAGGGAAGTGGATGATCCTGCCGGAAGCAGAGGAGGACTTAATTAATGCCAATAGTGATAGATTGATGAATGCGTTTGTGGAATTGGTAAAATCTAAAGAATAATTATTACTACTCAACAAACAGCATCGATACGCCGATGACGGCGATTATCGCGCCCA
This window encodes:
- a CDS encoding alpha/beta fold hydrolase — protein: MTKKTKEAIKASMAIVIAVVAVLALWIYPLIQSGKIISRPEIEGVSEKSDSGLNTEPFTIMTEDNLKLVCYFMAAQNENNGASDSALGTVIVLHGLSDDLSSRYEKARHLTDAGFNVFYYDQRAFGESEGDYRSGGYFESNDLQTVISRLYLEDKIIEPLIIWGKDQGGTAAIRIWENESRIDFVIAEEPIIDGRDWQKREIARRDLSIPDFYLGFIWWWMKQKSGYEIDIEETDISDQFGMATEFHPDNFLLIASGENDIPQNESLAELRDIGGKWMILPEAEEDLINANSDRLMNAFVELVKSKE